TTTGCCAAATGTTTTTCGTTCCTCCACTCTTTTGCATAAAACCTCAAGCGCTCTTTCTGCCGCACCAATGATTCTCATACAATGGTGGATACGCCCGGGGCCAAGCCGCCCTTGCGCAATCGCAAACCCTTCTCCTTCTCCAACTAGTATGTTTTTTGCGGGTACCCGGACATTATCAAAAGTGATCTCCGCGTGCCCGTGCGGTGCTTCATCATATCCAAACACCGGCAGCATCCGTTCTACTTGTACTCCTGGTGTGTTCAACGGAACTAATATCATGGATTGCTGTCTATGTCTTTGTGCATTTACATCGGTTTTCCCCATGAATATTAGTATCTCACACCTTGGATCTCCCGCACCGGAAGACCACCATTTTCTACCGTTTATCACATATTGATCTCCATCTTTTTTTATATCAGCTTCTATATTTGTGGCATCAGAAGAAGCTACTTGCGGTTCGGTCATACAAAAAGTTGAACGAATTTTTCCTTCTAGCAAAGGCTTCAGCCACTTGTCCTGCTGTTCTTTTGTGCCATAGCGCACTAAAACTTCCATATTGCCCGTATCTGGGGCGGCACAGTTAAATACTTCTGGCGCAATCGGTGAGCGGCCCATTATTTCACAAAGTGGTGCATATTCCAAGTTAGTTAAACCGCTTCCGTATTCACTATCTGGCAAAAACAAATTCCAAAGTCCTGCTTTTTTAGCTTTTTCTTTCATTTCTTCCATAATGGGAGGAATGTCTGCAAATCGATCTGGCTGCGCATCAAGCTGTTCTTTAAATACCTTTTCATTTGGATAGACTACCTCTTCCATAAATTGAATCAGTTTTTCACGCCAAGCCTCAACCTTTTCAGAATAAGTAAAATTCATTTTACTTCCTCCATTCTCATAAATACTAACCGGTCAGTATGTTGCGGAACAAAACAAGCTGCTGTTCTTATTTTGTTTGTACAGCAGCTGTTATTTTCTAATATAACTTACTTTTTCAGAAAATTCAACATACTTTTAGAAAAACTATCGGCTGCATAAAGCAAAATAATAGAGACGAAAAACCACCCTTCTGCTATAGAAGGATGGTTTTCTCTATTGGTTGGGATTACGTTACGCTTCCTTGACTTTCCTGTTCTTGTTTATGTCTCTTTAAGCGGATTTTGTAAATACCGAGAACAATCGCTGCGGCGATGAGAGATTCTACGACCGCCATACCTATTGCAAAAATAGTCAGCGGCAATGCTCCGATAAATAACGCTGCATATACAATTACATTTTTTAATAGAGGAAGTTTTCTGGCAAACCCTAAATTAAAAACGACAATACACATGAGAACGACAGCAGCATACAGCAGCCAGAACCCCACTACTGGATGCTCGTGTACATTCAACAATCCTGCCGTCCAGCTTAATTGATCTTTTGTCACATTGACATCATTCACAGTCGCAGCTGCTGTAATCATCAATTTCTTTCACCTCTATGCTGCTCTGCTGCCATAAAGGCGCAGAGGTATCTGCTTATTGCTTTGCTGCCAATTTTTTACGCTTTTCTTCTCGTTCTCTTGTACTTTTATCGAGAATTTTTTTGCGCAAACGAATTGATTCTGGAGTTACTTCACAATACTCATCATCGTTTAAAAACTCGAGCGCTTCTTCTAAAGTCAAAATACGCGGACGTTTCATCGTTACAGTAGTCTCTTTTGTCGCTGAACGAACGTTGGTTTGCTGTTTAGCTTTTGTAATATTAACCGTTAAATCATTATCACGTGTATGCTCGCCTACAATCATCCCTGCATATATTTCTGTACCGGGCTCAACAAATAATGTACCGCGGTCTTCTACTTGCATCATACCATATGGTGTCGTTTTTCCATTTTCCATAGAAACAAGTACACCTTGACGGCGGCCGCCGACTTGCCCAGTATGCACCGGCTGGTATCCATCAAATGAATGGTTTAAAATCCCATAACCTTTTGTTTGTGCCATAAATTCAGTAGTATACCCTATCAGGCCGCGCGACGGAACAAGAAAGTCCATTCGAACCTGGCCATCTCCTTTATTGACCATATCAAGCATTTCGCCTTTACGTTCTCCAAGTGACTCCATAATGTTTCCTGTATATTCTTCTGGTACGTCTACTTGAGCCCGTTCAACTGGTTCTGATAGTACACCGTCTACTTCTTTCACGATTACTTCTGGTTTGGACACTTGAAGCTCGTAGCCTTCGCGCCGCATGTTTTCAATCAGAATGGACAAGTGCAGCTCTCCACGTCCGGAGACTGTCCAAACGTCCGGAGAATCTGTATGCTCCACGCGCAAACTTACATCTGTTTCTAATTGAGTCATTAAACGTTCTTCAAGTTTTCTGCTTGTTACATAATCGCCTTCGCGTCCGGCAAATGGGCTGTTGTTAACGAGAAACGTCATTTGCAGAGTCGGTTCATCAATTCGAAGAGCCGGCAGCGGATCTTCATGTTCAGCCGGGCAAATCGTTTCCCCCACGTTAATATCTTCTACACCCGCAATCGCAATTAAGTCACCGGCCTGAGCGCTGTCAATTTCCATGCGTTTTAAACCCATAAATCCAAATAGTTTCGTAACACGGAAATTTTTCTTCGACCCATCTCGTTTAATAAGAGCAGCCTGGTCACCAGTACTGATGGTACCGCGGAAAACACGTCCTACACCAATTCTTCCGAGGTAATCATTATAATCAAGCATTGTCACCTGGAATTGAAAAGGTTCGTCCCTGTTGTCGATTGGAGCTGGAACGTTGTTTATGATCATTTCAAACAGCACTTCCATATTGTCATCTTGTTTTGCAGGATCTTCACTTGCTGTTCCATTGATAGCTGAAGCGTACGCTACCGGAAAATCAAGCTGATCTTCATCAGCTCCTAACTCGATAAATAAATCGAGCACCTCATCGACTACTTCTTCGGGCCGCGCCATGTCACGGTCAATTTTGTTTAGAACAACTAAAGGGGTTAGTTTTTGTTCTAGAGCCTTTTTTAAAACAAATCTCGTTTGCGGCATACAGCCTTCATATGCGTCCACCACAAGCAGTACACCATCCACCATTTTCAATATCCGTTCGACTTCACCGCCAAAATCAGCGTGGCCTGGTGTATCCATAATATTAATACGGGTGTCACCGTAGCGTACAGCCGTATTTTTCGCTAAAATTGTAATGCCTCGTTCTCTTTCAATGTCGTTATTATCCATTGCGCGTTCGTCTACTTGTTCATTTTCGCGAAATGTCCCGGACTGTTTTAACAGTTCATCAACCAATGTCGTTTTTCCGTGGTCCACGTGGGCGATTATCGCGATATTTCTTAAGTCTTTGCGTACATTCATTATTTTTATATCGCTCCTATCCTATTCGTTACACTTCTTCAACTTATCTATTGTATCATACATTTCCTTATTATACATTAAAGAGAAGCCGCACCTTTTCATTTATATACATTCATTGTACACTGAAATAGTGGACAAGATGATGGAAGGTGAAACAATGAACTGGGAAAAAGTTTGTTTTTTATTTTTAGCGGTTTTCGCAACGTTATGTATTGCATCACTAGGTGTTGCTGTGGCAGAAAGGTCTTTTCTCATTGCTGCTTTCTGTTTAATAGGATTGTATTCTACCTTTTTACTATCACGAAAGCTTCGCGCGAGGGCAGAAACCGATTAAAAAATGGAGCCGTCCCAAAAAAATTACGTTGGGACAGCTCCATTTTTTATAACCTCTCTCTTTTATCGGCAGAGGAGAGACCCTTTTTTATTCTCTCAATAATCAAAGCCTTCATGATTGTGCACATAATGAAGAAGTTGATCGTGTAGTCCTGGCCGAGCTGCTAAAATTTTGCTTTTTTCTAAAAAGGACGGTTTTCGTTTTTGAAAATCTGTTGTAATGATCCCCACTTCATCCAACATAACCAGACCAGCTGCATAATCCCAAGGAGACAAACGAAAACTGATGTAACTATCGAGACGACCGCAAGCAACATAAGCCAATTCAATCGCAGCCGATCCATATGAACGCACACTTCGAGATTTTCTTACCATTGTATGCAGGGATTGGTCTCCGCTTCTCTTCTCGCGTGCGAGCCATCTCCCATTCAATCCAATGACTGCTTCAGGAAGATCTGTCTC
This DNA window, taken from Alteribacillus bidgolensis, encodes the following:
- a CDS encoding acyl-CoA dehydrogenase, which produces MNFTYSEKVEAWREKLIQFMEEVVYPNEKVFKEQLDAQPDRFADIPPIMEEMKEKAKKAGLWNLFLPDSEYGSGLTNLEYAPLCEIMGRSPIAPEVFNCAAPDTGNMEVLVRYGTKEQQDKWLKPLLEGKIRSTFCMTEPQVASSDATNIEADIKKDGDQYVINGRKWWSSGAGDPRCEILIFMGKTDVNAQRHRQQSMILVPLNTPGVQVERMLPVFGYDEAPHGHAEITFDNVRVPAKNILVGEGEGFAIAQGRLGPGRIHHCMRIIGAAERALEVLCKRVEERKTFGKQLSEQGVIREWIANSRIEIEQARLLVLKAADMMDKVGNKEARKEIAMIKVVAPNMALKVIDRAIQSLGAAGVSEDFPVANQYAGIRTLRLADGPDEVHRQAVAKLELGEQASLRENNCLYN
- the typA gene encoding translational GTPase TypA, producing the protein MNVRKDLRNIAIIAHVDHGKTTLVDELLKQSGTFRENEQVDERAMDNNDIERERGITILAKNTAVRYGDTRINIMDTPGHADFGGEVERILKMVDGVLLVVDAYEGCMPQTRFVLKKALEQKLTPLVVLNKIDRDMARPEEVVDEVLDLFIELGADEDQLDFPVAYASAINGTASEDPAKQDDNMEVLFEMIINNVPAPIDNRDEPFQFQVTMLDYNDYLGRIGVGRVFRGTISTGDQAALIKRDGSKKNFRVTKLFGFMGLKRMEIDSAQAGDLIAIAGVEDINVGETICPAEHEDPLPALRIDEPTLQMTFLVNNSPFAGREGDYVTSRKLEERLMTQLETDVSLRVEHTDSPDVWTVSGRGELHLSILIENMRREGYELQVSKPEVIVKEVDGVLSEPVERAQVDVPEEYTGNIMESLGERKGEMLDMVNKGDGQVRMDFLVPSRGLIGYTTEFMAQTKGYGILNHSFDGYQPVHTGQVGGRRQGVLVSMENGKTTPYGMMQVEDRGTLFVEPGTEIYAGMIVGEHTRDNDLTVNITKAKQQTNVRSATKETTVTMKRPRILTLEEALEFLNDDEYCEVTPESIRLRKKILDKSTREREEKRKKLAAKQ
- a CDS encoding YlaH-like family protein yields the protein MITAAATVNDVNVTKDQLSWTAGLLNVHEHPVVGFWLLYAAVVLMCIVVFNLGFARKLPLLKNVIVYAALFIGALPLTIFAIGMAVVESLIAAAIVLGIYKIRLKRHKQEQESQGSVT
- a CDS encoding DUF5325 family protein codes for the protein MNWEKVCFLFLAVFATLCIASLGVAVAERSFLIAAFCLIGLYSTFLLSRKLRARAETD